CAGTGCAGTGCAGGTTACCCGGATTCTGTATTAATTATATGGTACAGCAATGAGCTACCAAAGAACCCCCAATCCGTAGAAGACGCGGCTGGGTTTACTTACGTTACGTAACTCCAAGCCCCAGGTATTTCCCTTCTCGCGTGGTATGCGGCGCGAGCATGTCGATATTCAACCGACTAACCAGCTCCTTGTACCGGTCCCTGATCGTGATCTCGGTAGTGCCAGCGACTTTAGCGATCTCCTTCTCCGTGATCTTCTCGCCACTCAGCATCGCGGCTATGTAAATGGCGGCTGCGGCAGTTCCTATCGGCCCCCAACCTTTTGCGACGCCGGTTCCCTGGTCATCCTTCAGGATCTCAATCGCCCGCTCCCTGATCTCCTCACTCAGCCCGAGCTTCGAGCAGAATCGCGGGATATAGAGTGCAGGATTGGCCGGCGCGAGCTTGATCTCCAACTTGCGCAGGAGAAAGATATAGGCCCTTCGAATCTTCTTCAACGGGCTCCGGGAGACCGCGGCAATCTCCTTCAAGGTGCGCGGTACCTCGTACCGGCGGCAGGTGATATACAGCATTGCGGAGACCAGCTCCTCGATACTGCGGCCCTTGATCAAGTTCTTCTTCATCGCCTTACGGTACAGGACCGAGGTCTCTTCCTTGATATTATTCGGGAGCTTCAGGGCACAGGCCATGCGATCGATCTCGACGAGCGCAAGTGCAAGGGTCTTGTCGCTGGAGTCGATGCTTATGCCGCGCAACCGCTTGGTACGTGCCGGCAGTCCGGGCATCGGCGTGCCCAGCCCTTTGTCGTGTATCCGGTAGCTCATGGGTGGTCCGGTTCTTATCCGCTTCGCTGCCTGTTCTTCGTCGTAGGAGCGCCATTCAGGGCCGAGATCAACGATATCCTCGACCAGGACGACCCCGCAGTCACCGCAGTACAACTCAGCATGCTTTGAAT
This portion of the Methanomicrobia archaeon genome encodes:
- the tfb gene encoding transcription initiation factor IIB (stabilizes TBP binding to an archaeal box-A promoter; responsible for recruiting RNA polymerase II to the pre-initiation complex); the encoded protein is MGERIRTCPECGSKNIVVDSKHAELYCGDCGVVLVEDIVDLGPEWRSYDEEQAAKRIRTGPPMSYRIHDKGLGTPMPGLPARTKRLRGISIDSSDKTLALALVEIDRMACALKLPNNIKEETSVLYRKAMKKNLIKGRSIEELVSAMLYITCRRYEVPRTLKEIAAVSRSPLKKIRRAYIFLLRKLEIKLAPANPALYIPRFCSKLGLSEEIRERAIEILKDDQGTGVAKGWGPIGTAAAAIYIAAMLSGEKITEKEIAKVAGTTEITIRDRYKELVSRLNIDMLAPHTTREGKYLGLGVT